TCAGCTCGGTCCCCGCCGCCTTCCCCCGGAGGCTGATGCGCCCCTCCCTCTCCTCCACCAGGAACTTTCTCATCCTCCCGGCCAGGTCCCGGGTGAGCCGGATGTGGGCGTCCTGATCCGAGCCGACCGGAATCACCACGGGCTTCGGCCCCCCGTTCTCGGGGAGCTGGGGGTGGAGGATGTCGGCGCTCTGGACCATGACCGAGACCATGTGGGCGACGTTCGTCTCCCCGGAGAAGCCGTATATCGCCGCCAGCTCCGAGAACCGAGCGGCGGCCGCCAGCTCGAAGGCGAGGTCCCGGACGGCCCCGCATTCCGACTGGAAGTATATGGTCGCCGACGGCTCGAGCCCCAGGGCGATGATGCTGAGGATGTACTCCTCGATCCCCATCTCCCGACACCGCTGCCAGCTGATCCCCCGGACCGAGTGGGCCTCCATGTCGGCGATGGCGACGAAGGCGTCCCCCCCGTGCTTCTGGTGCCAGATGATCTCCTCCATCACCATCTTGCCGCCGAGATGGACCCTCCCGCTGGGCATGAACCCGCTCATCACGGCGAAGGGGCTCTTCTCCTTCATCGCCTCGACAACCCTATGATAATCGCGGTGGCCAAATATTATATGCCTCTTCATATATGCATGGGGGTCATCGATCTGGGGCAGGAGATCCTCGAAGCTCGATATCCCGAACTCCTCGAAGAGCTTCGAGTAGTCGTCTATCGAGACTGCGCCCCAGGGGTCCAGCTTCGTTGCCATAAGTCCAGGCGATGCAGAATATGGTATATTTACCTTCTCGTCATCCTCAGAAGGCCGGTGGTCGGGGGGGAGGGTCCCAGCTAAAATTATTTAAATCAAGGAGTCGATGATACTTTCGATGGACCAAGACTCCTTCCCCTGCGATCTCGTGACCTGGAATGAGTTCTACGACCTTGCCCGGACTTTATCCAGGATCATCAAGGCTTCGGGGTGGCGCCCCGACCTGGTGGTGGCGATAGGCCGGGGCGGCTACGTCCCGGCCCGGGTCGTCTGCGACTTTCTTGTCCACGACCTCCTCACCAGCATCAAGGTCGAGCACTGGGGGATTGCGGCTCAGAGGAGGGAAAGGGCATCGGTCCGTTTCCCCCTGGCGACTGCAGCCTCCGGCCAGAGGGTCCTCGTCGTCGACGACGTCACCGACACCGGGGAGACCCTGGCGGCGGCGACGGGGTACTTGAAGAGCCTGGGGGCCGGGGAGGTGAGGACCGCGGTCCTCCAGCACAAGGCCAGCTCAACGATCGAGCCGGACTACTACGCCGAGAGGATCGATCTATGGAGGTGGATCATATACCCCTGGGCGGCCCACGAGGACCTGGTGGGTTTCACCGGACGGGTCCTCTCCGGGGCAGGTCGCCCCCTCTCGAAGGGGGATATCATCGCAGAATTGAAGAGGAGGTTTGAGATCGATCTGGATCAGGTGGAGATGGCCGAGGTCCTGGAGGACCTCGTCTCCCTGGGGATGGCCATCAGGTCTGGATCGGTTTATACCGCCACAAGATGCTGATTAGATTGGGGATTTGGATAAACAAAAATAACCTATTTATATGAGAATGATTTTGTAACCAGAAAAATAGCTGTGGTATTTATGAGACAATTTTCGGTCAAAGTCTTGGACGACGACGACCGGGAGTTCGTCGAGGTCCTCCGGGACCTGGGCATCCCCCGGAACGTCGCCAGCATGATCACCTACCTCGCCAACGTCCAGGAGGCTACCTCCCGGGAGATCGAGATCGGATCCAACCTCCGCCAGCCCGAGGTAAGCATCGCCATGAGGGCCCTTCGGAACAACGGCTGGGTCGAGGAGCGGGAGGTCAAGAAGGACGGGAAGGGGAGGCCGATGAAGGTCTACCGGCTGATAAGATCTCTTGAGGAGATCATAACCCACTTCGAAGAGGAGAAGAGGCTGGAGTCTACACGGGTTATGGAAGACATTGGCCGGCTGAAGGATCTGAGCGGAAGGCTCAGCAGCATCTGAAAATCTCCTCATCCAGAGGAGACGACCCGGACGATCTCCAGGTCTTTGGCCTCCACCAGATCGTCGGCGGGAACGGGGTGGCCCTCCAACAGCGCCACCACCGTCTCGGGGTTTATGTTCAGAAGCATGAAGAGCTGGTCGTAGGTCAGGTCCCTATCGAGATCGACGGTCCTCTCAGTGACGAGGCCGTCGGCGCGGATCCGGATCTTGAGGGCTCTCACTCCTCCTTCTCACCGCCTGGGCCCACGAGATCGTCGAGGTTCTCCTCTATCAGCTTCTTCTCCAGGTTCTCCGTCTTCTTGTCGCCCTTCCTCTCTACGTCCCTTTTCTTGAACTTGGGCACCAGCATCACCCCTCCGTCCTTTCGATCTCGGGCGGTATTAACCTTTCGTCACCCTAGCCTCCGTCCTAGGAGAGCCCACTGGTCGTAGATCCCCAGGTCGTCGGGGTTCGCCGCCACCTCGGCGGCCCATCCGACGGACCCGAGGGCTTCGGCGACGATCCGGGCCTCCCTCTCGGTGTAGGTGGTGTAGATCACCATCTTCTCCGCGAGCTTCGACGAGCTGACGAGAACCTCCCTCCAGAGGGGCCAGTTGACGTCGTCGATCAGCCCCACCATGAACCCCACCACCACATCGAACCGCCGGGGAGGGAAGAACCGGTCCAGGAGCCGGGCGTCCAGGACCATCGCCCTATCGGAGTCGAGGTGGCCCGCCTTCAGGGCCATGCAGATCTCGCAGCTGTCCAGGTCCTCGGTCCAGGGCCGGAACCCGAGCCTCTTCAGGGCCTGGGTCCCCATCCCGCTCCCGCAGCAGACCTCCAGAACCTCGCTTCCGGCGGGGAGGAGGGGCCGCAGGAACCTCTCCAGGCCCTCGATCCTCTCGGGGACGAAGAGGGGGGGGCTGGCCACGGGGCAGGCGTCGCAGAAGAGCTCACTTCTGAGGGAGATGGCGAGGGCCTCCACCACCCCCTCCAAAAACTTCTCTTCCTCCACCCGGACGACTCTGGCTGCACCGTCCTGGAGGTAGCCGTCCAGGGCCCGGGAGCCGGAGTAGCGGTCCGTGAGGAGGAGCCAGGTATCTGCGGGCTCCGTCAGCCTCAGGGCGACCCCGAGCCGATGGGCTCCGCCCCCCTCCTCCACCACCTCGATCAGGTCTTCGACTTTCAGCCCCGACCGGAGGATCTCCGAAGTGACCGGGAGGCTAATCAGGTCGGCCAGGGACTCTTCGGCGAGGAAGACCCCCTCCCCGCCGTCGATCTTCAGCATCTCGTGGAGCAGCACGATCAGAAGATCCCCGCCCTGGGGATATCAAGGTTTCTTCGGGGAAACGGCTATATGGTCTCCTGGCGATTCGTCTGTGGTTGAAGCTATTGGACGTTCCAGGGGTGGGCTCGAAGCTTTCGGAGCGGCTCATCACCCGCTACGGAGACGAAGAGGCAGCCCTCGAGGCCCTCCTGAGGGGGGACGTGGCGGGGCTCATCGAGATGAGGGGGATGAGCGAGCGGCAGGCGACGGCCCTCGTCCAGCGGGCGCGGGGGGCGAGCTACGGCGTATCCCCCGCCGCCTTCCTCGCCACGGAGGAGGCGGCGAGGATCTACTCATCCCTGATGGAGCTCCTGGTGGAGGAGGCCCATACCGACCGCGCGAGGCAGAGGCTCTTGACTTTATTTCCCTCCTCCAGCCGGGAGATGATCGAGGAGAACAGAAGGCTGGCGGAGGAGGCGGTGGCCACGGCAAAGAGGCTCCAAAATACCGGCATCGCCGATCATCTATCTCGGTTGAGGCCGTTGCGGAGGGGCGCGGGACCTCGGGTCCGGAGTCGGTCGGTGGCGACCGATTCGGCCACCACCTTCCGGGCCCTGAAGGACCGGGGGATCGATAGAACCGTCGACCTCCACCTCGTCGAGAGCTCGAGGGACCTCCGGGACCTGGCCCAGGGCTACGACCTCGTGACCCTCCTCGGCCGGAGCATCGACAGCCTATCCCTCCCCGAGGTCGAAGAGGCGGTGGGGGAGGAGGAGTGGTACCTCGTCCCGGAGCGGGTCCTCCACCACTACCAGGAGAACGAGACGACGATCGATGCCCTCCTCAAGGCCGCAGAGATCCTGGAGGTGGCGGAGGTGGCCAGGTTCGAGGGGTTGGAGGGGCTTTCTCTCTCCATGGCGAAGCTGGCGGAGGAGGGAGACCCCGAGGTCCAGAGGCTCGAAAGGCTGATGGCGGAGGTGGAGGGGAGGGCGGAGGAGGCGGTGGCCTGGGCGAACCGCGAGCTGAAGACGAGGATGGAGAGCTGTTCGGTCACCCTCGCCGGGGACGACCTCCTCCTCGCCCTGGGGAAGGGGGGGGACCTCCGGGACGTCTTCCGATCCCGGATGGGGGAGACCTTCGCCGCCGTCCTGAGGTCTGCCCGGGAACGGGCATCCTCCGGCCTCCACCTGAAGGGCTCCGAGGGGGCGAGGCTCGAGGAGTTGATCTCCCCGGAGGTCCGCTACCCCCTGGAGGTGGACAGGGCGGCCCTCGCAGTTTTCGTCCAGGAGATGCGGAAGAGGGCGGAGGCGAGGAGGCTCAAGGCCCGTCGGGAGGTGGCAAAGGAGCTATCGGGGATGTGGGAGCTGGTCGTGGCCCTCCACGAACGCCTCCTGGACTTCGACTTCATCTACTCCCTCGGCTCCTTCGCCTTATCCCGGGGGCTGGCGATGCCCGCCTTCGTGGAGGAACCCTGTATAGGCTTTTTGGAGGGAAGGAGCCTCTTTCTGAAGGACCCGGAACCTGTCAGCTACTCCGTCGGCCATACGGGGCTTGCCGGGGGCGGGGAGACGACGGCGATATTGAGCGGCGTCAACTCCGGGGGCAAGACCGCCCTCCTGGAGCTGGTGGCCCAGGTGGCGGTCCTGGCCCACATGGGCCTCCCCGTCCCGGCGAGGTCCTGCAGGCTATCCCTCTTCGAGAGCCTCTACCACTTCGGCAAGAGCAGGGGAACCCTGGGGGCGGGGGCCTTCGAGGCGACGATCCGGAAGTTCTCCGCCCTCGCCGGGGAAGGGAGGAAGCTCGTCCTGGCGGATGAGCTGGAGGCGATGACGGAGCCGGGGGCCTCGGCGAGGATCATAGCCTCCCTCCTCGGCGAGCTCTCCCGGGGAGGCTCGGTCGCCATCTTCGTCAGCCATTTAGCCGAGGAGGTGGCGAGGTTTGCGGAGACTGCCGTCAGGATCGACGGGATCGAGGCCCGGGGGCTCGACGAGGAGTACCGGCTGATCGTCGATAGAAGCCCCCGCTACCGCCACCTGGCAAAGAGCACCCCGGAGCTGATCCTCGAGAGGCTCGCCAGAACTGCCGAGGGCGGAGAATCTGAGTTCTATGGGAGGCTCTTATCGAAGTTCCGCTGAAGTTTTATACTTGCAGGTCTATTTATATCTCATGGGACCCCCTTACCACCTGGAGATCTGGCATATCGCCGTCATCTGCCTCTTGATGCTCCCCGCCTTCTTCATCGCCAACTACCTCCTGGTGAAGAAGATGGTCCAGGAGAGGAGGATCAGGGAGGATAGGGTGGAGAGGTTCGTCGCCGCCAGCGTCTCCCGGGATATGAGCCCGGAGAATAGGTCCAGGAAGAGGCCGAGGAGACGGCTCTGATATCTTCCGCCTCCGGCGGCTCGGCCAAGGGCGCGAGGAGCGGGGCGGCGGCATCCTCCTTGCGGACTGGAGATTGAGATGCCCTCTTCTAGAGGAGGATGGGAGGCGTAACCAGGACGCAAATGGCTGGCAGGCCCCGGATATATAAAATTTATATATAAATATATATCTATCTTATGGCGGGTCGAATATTATGGGAAACCTCTTTATAGTATAAACAAGGGAGTTATCGTCGGGGTGTGTACTCGAATGAGCGATAAGACGGAGCAGTTGAAAGAGCTGTTCTTGAAGATCTCAAGCAGCACCAAAGTGGTCGAGAAGCAGGCCACGCTACACGGCGATCTAAAGGGGAGCGAAGAGATCGAAAGCAGGCTTCAGGTGGTGGTATCCGATATGGCCCAGCGATACAACATCCAGACCAAGCTCACCCCCCAGCAGCTGGCCGCCGTGGTGAGGCT
The sequence above is drawn from the Methanothrix harundinacea 6Ac genome and encodes:
- a CDS encoding tryptophan--tRNA ligase; this translates as MATKLDPWGAVSIDDYSKLFEEFGISSFEDLLPQIDDPHAYMKRHIIFGHRDYHRVVEAMKEKSPFAVMSGFMPSGRVHLGGKMVMEEIIWHQKHGGDAFVAIADMEAHSVRGISWQRCREMGIEEYILSIIALGLEPSATIYFQSECGAVRDLAFELAAAARFSELAAIYGFSGETNVAHMVSVMVQSADILHPQLPENGGPKPVVIPVGSDQDAHIRLTRDLAGRMRKFLVEEREGRISLRGKAAGTELIDAAAARLKEMGYRKVKRYEEHIDVFDALAKDSGRVEEAMRSLEVEAGGYGFVPPASLYHRFMTGLTGGKMSSSRPESHIALTEDPEEARKKVMKAVTGGRQSLVEQKKLGGEPEKCTVYELLLFHLSEDDAELGEVFDGCKSGTRTCGSCKKEAAERIKAFLTEHQREREAARERLPEYGLKG
- a CDS encoding phosphoribosyltransferase, encoding MDQDSFPCDLVTWNEFYDLARTLSRIIKASGWRPDLVVAIGRGGYVPARVVCDFLVHDLLTSIKVEHWGIAAQRRERASVRFPLATAASGQRVLVVDDVTDTGETLAAATGYLKSLGAGEVRTAVLQHKASSTIEPDYYAERIDLWRWIIYPWAAHEDLVGFTGRVLSGAGRPLSKGDIIAELKRRFEIDLDQVEMAEVLEDLVSLGMAIRSGSVYTATRC
- a CDS encoding class I SAM-dependent methyltransferase, with the protein product MLLHEMLKIDGGEGVFLAEESLADLISLPVTSEILRSGLKVEDLIEVVEEGGGAHRLGVALRLTEPADTWLLLTDRYSGSRALDGYLQDGAARVVRVEEEKFLEGVVEALAISLRSELFCDACPVASPPLFVPERIEGLERFLRPLLPAGSEVLEVCCGSGMGTQALKRLGFRPWTEDLDSCEICMALKAGHLDSDRAMVLDARLLDRFFPPRRFDVVVGFMVGLIDDVNWPLWREVLVSSSKLAEKMVIYTTYTEREARIVAEALGSVGWAAEVAANPDDLGIYDQWALLGRRLG
- a CDS encoding DNA mismatch repair protein, MutS family translates to MKLLDVPGVGSKLSERLITRYGDEEAALEALLRGDVAGLIEMRGMSERQATALVQRARGASYGVSPAAFLATEEAARIYSSLMELLVEEAHTDRARQRLLTLFPSSSREMIEENRRLAEEAVATAKRLQNTGIADHLSRLRPLRRGAGPRVRSRSVATDSATTFRALKDRGIDRTVDLHLVESSRDLRDLAQGYDLVTLLGRSIDSLSLPEVEEAVGEEEWYLVPERVLHHYQENETTIDALLKAAEILEVAEVARFEGLEGLSLSMAKLAEEGDPEVQRLERLMAEVEGRAEEAVAWANRELKTRMESCSVTLAGDDLLLALGKGGDLRDVFRSRMGETFAAVLRSARERASSGLHLKGSEGARLEELISPEVRYPLEVDRAALAVFVQEMRKRAEARRLKARREVAKELSGMWELVVALHERLLDFDFIYSLGSFALSRGLAMPAFVEEPCIGFLEGRSLFLKDPEPVSYSVGHTGLAGGGETTAILSGVNSGGKTALLELVAQVAVLAHMGLPVPARSCRLSLFESLYHFGKSRGTLGAGAFEATIRKFSALAGEGRKLVLADELEAMTEPGASARIIASLLGELSRGGSVAIFVSHLAEEVARFAETAVRIDGIEARGLDEEYRLIVDRSPRYRHLAKSTPELILERLARTAEGGESEFYGRLLSKFR